The Pantoea vagans genome includes a window with the following:
- the galK gene encoding galactokinase yields MSLKSITQQVFADTFGYQPTHSIQAPGRVNLIGEHTDYNDGFVLPCAIDYQTVIACAKRDDRQVRVVAVDYDNQQDSFSLDAPIEPLKEPMWANYVRGVVKHLQKRDASFGGADLVISGNVPQGAGLSSSASLEVAVGTVFQQLYQLKLDGAAIAVNGQEAENQFVGCNCGIMDQLISALGQPDHAMLLDCRTLGTRAVSMPEDVAVVIINSNFRRSLVGSEYNTRREQCETGARFFNKPALRDVTLAEFQASESQLDALVAKRVRHVITENARTLEAADALSSGDLKRMGELMAESHASMRDDFEITVPPIDQLVEIVKAEVGPRGGVRMTGGGFGGCIVALMPTDLVDQVKAAVAEKYEAQTGIKETFYVCKASAGAGQW; encoded by the coding sequence ATGTCATTAAAATCCATCACTCAACAGGTTTTCGCTGACACTTTTGGCTATCAGCCGACGCACAGTATCCAGGCGCCAGGTCGTGTGAACCTGATTGGTGAACACACCGACTACAACGATGGCTTTGTGTTGCCGTGTGCCATCGACTATCAAACCGTGATTGCCTGCGCCAAACGCGACGATCGTCAGGTGCGCGTCGTCGCGGTTGATTACGATAATCAGCAAGACAGTTTCTCGCTGGACGCGCCGATTGAGCCGCTGAAAGAACCGATGTGGGCCAATTATGTGCGTGGTGTGGTGAAACATTTGCAGAAGCGCGATGCCAGCTTCGGCGGTGCCGATCTGGTGATCAGTGGTAACGTCCCTCAGGGTGCAGGTCTCAGTTCATCGGCATCGCTGGAAGTGGCAGTGGGCACAGTGTTCCAGCAGCTGTATCAGCTGAAACTCGACGGCGCGGCGATTGCGGTCAACGGCCAGGAAGCGGAGAACCAGTTCGTGGGCTGCAACTGCGGCATTATGGATCAGCTGATCTCCGCGCTCGGCCAGCCCGATCACGCCATGTTGCTGGATTGCCGTACCCTCGGTACGCGCGCGGTCTCCATGCCTGAAGATGTCGCTGTGGTGATTATCAATTCTAACTTCCGTCGTAGCCTGGTGGGCAGTGAATACAACACCCGCCGTGAGCAGTGTGAAACCGGTGCGCGCTTCTTCAACAAACCCGCGCTGCGTGACGTGACGCTGGCCGAGTTCCAGGCCTCTGAATCACAACTCGATGCTTTGGTGGCGAAACGTGTACGCCACGTCATTACCGAGAATGCCCGTACGCTGGAAGCGGCCGATGCCCTGAGCAGCGGCGATCTGAAACGGATGGGCGAGCTGATGGCGGAATCCCATGCTTCGATGCGTGATGATTTCGAAATCACCGTACCGCCGATCGATCAGTTGGTTGAGATTGTAAAAGCCGAAGTTGGCCCGCGTGGTGGCGTGCGTATGACCGGTGGTGGTTTTGGCGGCTGCATCGTGGCGCTGATGCCAACCGATCTGGTTGATCAGGTGAAAGCCGCAGTGGCCGAGAAATACGAAGCGCAGACCGGCATTAAAGAGACCTTCTACGTCTGCAAAGCGTCAGCAGGAGCGGGCCAATGGTAA
- the galM gene encoding galactose-1-epimerase → MVTDVNSHAPDGQPWRITVLRNRNGMVATFMDWGATWLSARVPMQDHSVREALLGCATPSDYLHQDAYLGATIGRYANRIASAELKPLNLLLAANQGPHQLHGGPEGFDKRRWQIVSQSETEVHYRLDSPDGDQGFPGNLIADVVYRLDEDNSLSIRYQAETDKACPVNLTNHAYFNLDAHHGDARQHRLQLHADRYLPVDSEGIPNAPLKAVAGTSFDFNQPKRVMDDFLADDDQKAVKGYDHAFLLNTAGDSSQPAAQLWSADGKLSLTVFTAAPALQFYSGNYLEGTRAREQGSYTAFQGIALESEFLPDSPNHTEWPQPDCWLQPGDRWQSETCYRFTAH, encoded by the coding sequence ATGGTAACTGACGTTAATTCCCATGCGCCAGACGGGCAACCGTGGCGCATCACCGTGTTGCGTAACCGCAATGGCATGGTTGCCACCTTTATGGATTGGGGCGCGACATGGTTGTCTGCACGCGTACCCATGCAGGATCACAGCGTGCGCGAAGCACTGTTAGGCTGCGCGACACCATCGGACTATCTGCATCAGGATGCCTATCTCGGCGCGACTATCGGCCGCTACGCGAACCGTATCGCGTCGGCTGAACTCAAGCCGCTCAATCTGCTGCTGGCCGCCAATCAGGGCCCGCATCAACTGCACGGTGGGCCAGAAGGCTTCGACAAACGTCGCTGGCAGATCGTTAGCCAGAGCGAAACCGAAGTGCATTATCGCCTCGACTCACCCGATGGCGATCAGGGCTTCCCGGGTAATCTGATTGCCGATGTGGTTTATCGTCTTGATGAGGATAACAGCCTGTCGATTCGCTATCAGGCGGAAACGGACAAGGCTTGCCCGGTCAATCTCACTAATCATGCTTACTTTAACCTTGATGCGCATCATGGCGATGCGCGCCAGCATCGCTTACAACTGCACGCGGATCGTTACTTACCGGTCGACAGTGAAGGTATTCCCAACGCGCCACTGAAAGCGGTGGCGGGCACCAGCTTCGATTTTAATCAACCGAAGCGCGTGATGGATGACTTCCTCGCCGATGACGATCAAAAAGCGGTGAAAGGCTATGACCATGCCTTCCTGCTGAATACCGCAGGCGACAGCAGCCAACCCGCCGCCCAATTGTGGTCGGCGGATGGCAAGCTGTCATTGACTGTGTTTACCGCCGCACCGGCACTGCAGTTCTATTCCGGCAACTATCTGGAAGGAACGCGCGCCCGTGAACAGGGCAGCTATACTGCTTTCCAGGGCATCGCGTTGGAGAGTGAATTTTTACCGGATTCGCCCAACCATACCGAGTGGCCACAGCCGGATTGCTGGCTGCAACCCGGCGACCGCTGGCAGTCTGAGACGTGTTATCGCTTCACGGCACACTGA
- the gpmA gene encoding 2,3-diphosphoglycerate-dependent phosphoglycerate mutase, whose translation MAVTKLVLVRHGESQWNQENRFTGWYDVDLSDKGRTEAKAAGQLLKKEGFVFDFAYTSVLKRAIHTLWNVLDELDQAWLPVEKTWRLNERHYGALQGLDKAETAAKYGDDQVKQWRRGFAITPPELDRADERFPGHDPRYASLTDAQLPTTESLALTIERVIPYWNENILPRIKSGEKVIIAAHGNSLRALVKYLDNLSEDEILELNIPTGVPLVYEFDENFKPLKRYYLGDADEIAAKAAAVANQGKAK comes from the coding sequence ATGGCCGTAACTAAGCTGGTTCTGGTGCGACACGGCGAAAGCCAGTGGAACCAGGAAAACCGCTTCACCGGATGGTATGACGTCGATTTGTCTGACAAAGGTCGCACTGAAGCCAAAGCAGCCGGTCAGCTGCTGAAGAAAGAAGGTTTCGTGTTTGATTTCGCTTACACCTCCGTGCTGAAACGTGCCATCCACACCCTGTGGAACGTGCTGGATGAGCTGGATCAGGCTTGGCTGCCGGTTGAGAAAACCTGGCGTCTGAACGAGCGTCACTACGGTGCGCTGCAAGGTCTGGATAAAGCCGAAACCGCCGCTAAATACGGCGACGACCAGGTTAAGCAGTGGCGTCGTGGCTTTGCCATCACCCCACCAGAACTGGACCGTGCGGATGAGCGTTTCCCTGGCCACGATCCACGTTACGCATCACTGACTGATGCGCAGCTGCCAACTACCGAAAGCCTGGCACTGACCATTGAGCGCGTGATCCCTTACTGGAATGAAAACATTCTGCCGCGCATCAAAAGCGGTGAGAAAGTCATCATTGCAGCACACGGCAACTCACTGCGCGCACTGGTTAAATACCTCGATAACCTGAGCGAAGACGAGATTCTTGAACTGAACATCCCAACTGGCGTGCCATTGGTGTATGAGTTTGATGAGAACTTCAAACCGCTGAAGCGTTACTACCTGGGTGATGCAGACGAGATCGCAGCGAAAGCGGCGGCCGTTGCTAACCAGGGTAAAGCCAAGTAA
- the aroG gene encoding 3-deoxy-7-phosphoheptulonate synthase AroG, producing MDYQNDDLRIREIKELLPPVALLEKFPATDKAAETVAQARQSIHRILHGQDDRLLVVIGPCSIHDTEAAKEYAQRLLTLREELKGELEVVMRVYFEKPRTTVGWKGLINDPFMDGSFQINDGLRLARKLLVDINDMGLPAAGEFLDMITPQYMADLMSWGAIGARTTESQVHRELSSGLSCPVGFKNGTDGTIKVAIDAIGAASAPHCFLSVTKFGHSAIVETSGNEDCHIILRGGKEPNYSAEHVAAVKTGLEKAGLRPQVMIDFSHANSSKQFQRQMVVAEDVAQQIAGGEQAITGVMIESHLVEGNQSLESGKPLVYGQSVTDACIGWEDTEKALRQLAQAIKQRRG from the coding sequence ATGGATTACCAGAACGACGATTTACGCATCAGAGAGATCAAAGAGTTACTGCCTCCTGTTGCTTTGCTCGAAAAATTCCCCGCTACCGATAAAGCCGCTGAGACCGTTGCCCAGGCACGTCAGTCGATTCACCGCATTCTGCACGGTCAAGATGATCGTCTGCTGGTGGTGATCGGTCCTTGTTCGATCCACGATACCGAAGCGGCCAAAGAGTATGCTCAACGCCTTCTGACACTGCGTGAAGAACTCAAGGGCGAGCTTGAAGTAGTGATGCGCGTTTATTTTGAAAAACCGCGTACTACCGTGGGTTGGAAAGGGCTGATAAACGATCCTTTCATGGATGGCAGCTTCCAAATCAACGACGGTCTACGCCTGGCGCGTAAACTGCTGGTGGACATCAATGATATGGGCTTGCCTGCCGCAGGTGAGTTCCTTGATATGATCACCCCACAGTACATGGCTGATTTGATGAGCTGGGGCGCTATTGGTGCACGCACCACCGAATCACAGGTGCACCGTGAACTCTCTTCCGGTCTCTCTTGCCCGGTTGGGTTCAAAAATGGCACCGATGGCACCATTAAAGTGGCGATCGATGCGATTGGTGCAGCCAGTGCGCCGCACTGCTTCCTCTCCGTCACCAAATTTGGCCACTCGGCGATTGTTGAAACCAGCGGTAACGAAGATTGCCATATCATCCTGCGTGGCGGCAAAGAGCCGAACTACAGTGCAGAACATGTGGCAGCGGTGAAAACCGGTCTGGAAAAAGCGGGCTTGCGTCCGCAGGTGATGATCGATTTCAGCCACGCTAACAGCAGCAAACAGTTTCAGCGTCAGATGGTGGTAGCTGAAGACGTGGCGCAGCAGATTGCTGGCGGTGAGCAGGCGATTACCGGCGTGATGATTGAGAGCCATCTGGTGGAAGGTAACCAGAGTCTCGAAAGCGGTAAACCGTTGGTCTACGGCCAGAGTGTCACTGATGCCTGTATTGGCTGGGAAGACACTGAGAAAGCGTTGCGTCAACTGGCGCAGGCGATCAAACAGCGCCGCGGTTAA
- a CDS encoding YbgS-like family protein, translating to MMNKFALIFLTAAMTLGSGAAMAADSNNGSTNASAEAGAAAGGAKENLPPNNVDNSKINNGSMNTNSAATSGTSSGNMTAEQIHKNTMCKDGKCPDMNKKVDTKKGGGHVKHKTDGTTQ from the coding sequence ATGATGAATAAGTTTGCATTGATCTTTTTGACGGCAGCGATGACTTTGGGCAGTGGCGCAGCAATGGCCGCTGACAGCAACAACGGCAGTACTAATGCCTCCGCTGAAGCCGGGGCCGCTGCAGGTGGGGCTAAAGAGAACCTGCCACCGAATAACGTTGATAACAGTAAAATCAACAATGGCAGCATGAATACTAACAGTGCCGCAACTTCAGGCACCAGCAGCGGCAATATGACCGCTGAACAGATTCATAAAAACACCATGTGTAAAGACGGCAAATGTCCGGATATGAATAAGAAAGTCGACACCAAAAAAGGTGGCGGCCATGTGAAACACAAAACGGATGGGACTACGCAGTAA
- a CDS encoding response regulator transcription factor, which yields MASLLLIDDHPLVEVALEAACVNSPIPLKVHAAADETQARQFLQQHTYDLIVLDIGLPNSDGLELLRRLRARDECCPVLIYSAQQSRHTLLSAVSLGAAGYVVKSQSMAQLLSAILAVLGGQRAFPPLPDRIELPLTDKEQQIVALLVRGLSNLQIGEQLHISNKTVSTHKKNILEKTGVQSVVELAELWKAQQ from the coding sequence ATGGCTTCGCTACTGCTCATTGATGACCATCCGCTGGTTGAAGTCGCACTGGAAGCGGCCTGCGTTAATTCCCCTATTCCTTTAAAGGTGCACGCGGCGGCAGATGAAACCCAGGCCCGCCAATTTTTGCAGCAACATACCTACGATCTGATCGTGCTCGACATCGGCTTACCGAACAGTGATGGGCTGGAGCTACTGCGCCGCTTGCGCGCGCGTGATGAATGTTGCCCGGTATTAATCTATTCGGCGCAGCAGAGCCGCCATACGCTACTCAGTGCCGTATCATTGGGTGCGGCGGGTTATGTGGTAAAGAGCCAGAGCATGGCACAGTTGTTAAGTGCCATTCTCGCCGTGCTGGGCGGCCAGCGAGCCTTCCCGCCACTGCCCGACCGCATTGAATTACCGCTCACCGATAAAGAGCAGCAGATTGTCGCACTGTTAGTACGTGGCTTGTCGAATTTACAGATTGGTGAACAACTGCATATCAGCAATAAAACTGTCAGTACTCACAAGAAAAACATTCTGGAGAAAACCGGCGTGCAGTCCGTGGTGGAATTAGCCGAACTGTGGAAAGCGCAGCAGTGA
- a CDS encoding ATP-binding protein yields MLLCVLLFSLAARADLQPASSVMLPAMMPAPHAEPWTAPNLRVAVPAQNSAPWAMRIGDRIWGIDADYLSALSQLTGTHFTLQSFPDRNQQLAALARGDVDFVLSNAHFPLTDGLQTSDSWYNSPIRIYRNRDNQRAVMFNSDSAQLTIAEATLAHLPEAFVRSHRWHSLPGDLQALYALLNQQSDYLVADEASAGFLLSQLQQGQIYQITADPGAGELSLRAFARDPALIQWLNTQLRLLPAEFSNRVQQRWSLPLLRYQDTQTLMLTAAEKQWLAQQQEISYAAEADNAPWSYRDSNGNARGFGIDLLNALSQSTGLHFTPRWVSNPQQANALLQQHQVMLNLMQPLYEDDASSNTLPVWRAIWGIYTLNTQQPMGWQSLQHRRVGVLRADLAQRLLPADITPQLFDDRAQLWQALNSGQIDALVDNVLSARWRMASHSDNRVHLAFAASDIAWPLAPQVSIEQPQLRALLDHALQQIPPDTLNQMRISWSQPPQPGTSVAMRNVPLMILIVAGLTILLLLILLLRRYLQQRRERIQREQAERANAAKSQFLATASHELRTPMQAILGLLELEQQQHPSERLTLMHSSARSLMTLLNDLQDHARIENQSFRLAPRPLNLALWLQQQQQFYHPLMRESGPEMIIEALTPLPTWVMLDSDRLQQVVNNLVANALKFTRHGEVRLSLAVDEQIHLTVADSGSGIPLSEQTQLFEPWYQAPSGKSHAVQGSGLGLFICREIVQRMGGSLTLTSEPDQGTTVNVLLPLERSDTGPVDDHAIWPRYPHLRVAVVDDHPTNLLVLQQQLASFGVTAELFEDGRSLLRADAQQPFDVLLIDQMMPRPDGLTLLRILRRRHQRRASPALRVLCSADVQLLKITLQENEALLLKPIEREHLVPLLARAVQDPLSPLHESLLILAQHNEAFIPRICQTLQRTLQQDRDALLAASASDDWPALERAAHRMKGSWLMLGMDEIAGYCQQLTDQAKQQQLDADALNLLISLTNRLLNQLESYGTHSFSQRA; encoded by the coding sequence ATGCTGCTGTGCGTGCTGCTATTCAGCCTGGCCGCTCGCGCAGATTTACAGCCCGCCAGCAGTGTGATGCTGCCCGCTATGATGCCCGCGCCGCATGCCGAACCCTGGACAGCACCTAACCTGCGCGTTGCCGTACCGGCACAAAACAGCGCACCCTGGGCAATGCGCATCGGCGATCGTATTTGGGGTATTGATGCGGATTATCTCAGCGCCCTGAGCCAGCTCACCGGCACGCACTTTACCCTGCAAAGCTTCCCGGATCGCAATCAGCAACTTGCGGCACTGGCGCGTGGCGACGTCGATTTTGTCTTGAGTAACGCGCACTTCCCGCTCACCGATGGCCTGCAAACCAGCGACAGCTGGTACAACAGCCCGATTCGTATTTATCGTAATCGTGATAACCAGCGGGCCGTGATGTTCAACAGCGATAGCGCCCAGCTCACCATTGCTGAGGCCACGCTGGCGCATTTGCCTGAAGCCTTTGTGCGCAGCCACCGCTGGCACAGCCTGCCGGGCGATTTACAGGCGTTGTATGCCCTGCTCAACCAACAGAGTGATTATCTGGTAGCAGACGAAGCCAGCGCCGGATTTCTGCTCAGCCAACTGCAACAGGGACAGATTTACCAAATCACTGCCGATCCCGGTGCGGGTGAGCTCTCTTTACGGGCATTCGCGCGCGATCCGGCGCTGATTCAGTGGCTCAATACGCAACTGCGTTTACTCCCCGCCGAGTTCAGTAACCGGGTTCAGCAGCGCTGGAGCCTACCTTTGCTGCGATATCAGGATACGCAGACGTTAATGCTGACTGCCGCCGAGAAACAGTGGCTGGCACAGCAGCAGGAGATCTCTTACGCCGCCGAAGCCGACAATGCGCCCTGGAGTTACCGTGATAGTAACGGCAATGCACGCGGCTTTGGCATCGACTTGCTCAACGCCTTGAGTCAAAGCACTGGGCTGCACTTCACGCCACGCTGGGTGAGCAACCCGCAGCAGGCCAATGCGCTGCTACAGCAACATCAGGTCATGCTGAATCTCATGCAACCGCTATATGAAGACGATGCCAGCAGCAACACCTTGCCGGTATGGCGCGCCATCTGGGGGATTTATACCCTCAATACTCAGCAGCCGATGGGTTGGCAGTCACTGCAGCATCGACGCGTTGGGGTTTTACGGGCTGACTTAGCCCAGCGTTTACTGCCGGCTGATATCACCCCACAGTTGTTTGACGACCGTGCGCAGCTGTGGCAAGCCCTCAATAGCGGCCAGATCGATGCGCTGGTGGATAACGTGCTGTCGGCGCGCTGGCGCATGGCCAGCCACAGCGATAATCGCGTGCATTTGGCCTTCGCCGCCAGCGATATTGCCTGGCCACTGGCTCCGCAGGTCAGCATCGAACAGCCGCAATTGCGAGCACTGTTGGATCATGCACTGCAGCAGATCCCGCCGGATACGCTAAATCAGATGCGCATCAGTTGGTCACAGCCGCCGCAACCGGGCACCAGTGTGGCAATGCGTAATGTTCCGCTGATGATCTTGATCGTGGCAGGGCTCACCATCCTGCTGCTGTTAATCCTGCTATTACGCCGTTACCTGCAACAGCGCCGTGAACGTATCCAGCGCGAACAGGCTGAACGCGCCAATGCCGCCAAAAGCCAGTTCCTTGCCACCGCCAGCCACGAATTGCGCACCCCGATGCAGGCGATTCTCGGTCTGCTGGAACTTGAACAGCAGCAGCATCCCAGCGAACGATTGACGCTGATGCACAGCAGTGCCCGCTCACTGATGACGCTGCTGAATGATTTGCAGGATCATGCCCGCATTGAGAATCAGAGTTTCCGTCTGGCCCCGCGCCCGCTCAATCTGGCACTCTGGCTGCAACAACAGCAGCAGTTTTACCATCCATTAATGCGTGAATCGGGCCCAGAGATGATCATCGAAGCCCTGACGCCGTTGCCCACCTGGGTGATGTTGGATAGCGATCGCCTGCAACAGGTGGTGAATAATCTGGTGGCAAATGCGCTGAAGTTCACCCGCCATGGCGAAGTACGGCTGTCGCTGGCAGTGGATGAACAAATTCATCTCACCGTGGCGGACAGTGGCAGCGGCATTCCGCTCAGCGAACAGACGCAGCTGTTTGAACCATGGTATCAGGCCCCATCCGGCAAAAGCCATGCGGTACAGGGCAGCGGTTTAGGCTTGTTTATTTGCCGGGAGATTGTGCAGCGCATGGGAGGAAGCCTGACGCTGACCTCCGAACCCGATCAAGGCACCACGGTGAATGTCCTGCTGCCGCTGGAGCGAAGTGATACTGGCCCCGTCGATGACCACGCCATCTGGCCGCGCTATCCGCATCTGCGTGTAGCCGTTGTTGATGACCATCCGACCAATTTGTTGGTTCTACAGCAGCAGCTGGCAAGTTTTGGCGTGACAGCTGAACTGTTTGAGGACGGCCGTAGCCTGCTGCGAGCCGATGCACAACAACCGTTCGATGTTCTGCTCATCGACCAGATGATGCCGCGCCCGGATGGCTTAACCCTGCTGCGCATTCTGCGCCGACGCCATCAGCGACGTGCCAGTCCCGCGCTGCGAGTGCTCTGCTCCGCCGATGTGCAGTTGCTGAAAATCACGCTGCAGGAGAACGAAGCCCTGCTGCTGAAGCCGATTGAGCGCGAGCATCTGGTCCCGCTGCTGGCGCGCGCCGTGCAGGATCCCCTGAGCCCGCTACACGAGAGCCTGTTGATTCTGGCGCAGCACAATGAGGCCTTTATCCCGCGTATCTGCCAGACGCTACAACGCACACTACAGCAGGATCGTGATGCGCTGCTGGCCGCCAGCGCCAGCGACGACTGGCCAGCACTGGAGCGTGCCGCACACCGCATGAAGGGAAGTTGGCTGATGCTGGGCATGGATGAGATTGCCGGGTACTGCCAGCAGCTGACCGACCAGGCAAAACAGCAACAGCTGGACGCAGATGCACTCAATTTACTGATATCATTAACGAACAGGTTACTTAACCAACTGGAAAGTTATGGCACACACTCATTCTCACAGCGAGCATAA
- the zitB gene encoding CDF family zinc transporter ZitB, with product MAHTHSHSEHNGNRTRLAAAFGVTALFMVAEVIGGVISGSLALLADAGHMLTDTAALLMALLAVQFSQRKPNARHTFGLLRLTTLAAFVNAIALLVITVMIVWEALRRFYQPQPIEGGLMLGIAIAGLLANLLSFWLLHRGSEEKNLNVRAAALHVLGDLLGSVGAIVAAIIIMLTGWTPIDPILSLLVSLLVVRSAWSLLRESLHELLEGAPSNINADKLARELTRNIAEVRNVHHVHVWQVGEKPVLTLHVQVIPPYDHDGLLRSIHKYLHQHYQIAHATVQMEYQPCVGPDCELCAVNSSAHHDHHEHAALNGHAHHHH from the coding sequence ATGGCACACACTCATTCTCACAGCGAGCATAACGGCAACCGCACCCGTCTGGCGGCCGCGTTTGGCGTCACCGCCCTGTTTATGGTGGCCGAAGTGATTGGCGGCGTCATTTCAGGCTCGCTGGCGCTGCTGGCCGACGCCGGGCATATGCTGACCGATACCGCTGCGCTGCTGATGGCGCTGCTCGCCGTGCAATTTTCCCAGCGTAAACCCAATGCGCGCCACACCTTCGGTTTGCTGCGTCTCACCACTTTAGCGGCATTCGTTAACGCCATCGCACTGCTTGTCATCACCGTAATGATCGTCTGGGAAGCGCTGCGCCGCTTCTACCAACCGCAGCCGATTGAAGGGGGGCTGATGCTTGGCATTGCGATTGCCGGTCTGCTGGCTAATCTGCTCTCGTTCTGGCTGCTGCATCGTGGCAGTGAAGAGAAGAACCTCAACGTGCGCGCGGCGGCTTTGCATGTGCTGGGCGATCTGCTGGGTTCAGTGGGTGCTATTGTCGCCGCGATCATCATTATGCTGACCGGCTGGACACCGATTGACCCAATTCTGTCGCTGCTGGTGTCACTGTTGGTGGTACGCAGCGCGTGGTCATTGCTGCGGGAAAGTTTGCATGAATTGCTGGAAGGTGCGCCGAGCAACATCAATGCCGATAAACTGGCACGTGAACTGACGCGCAACATCGCGGAAGTGCGCAATGTGCATCATGTTCACGTTTGGCAGGTCGGTGAAAAGCCGGTGCTGACGCTGCATGTGCAGGTGATCCCACCTTACGATCATGACGGCTTATTGCGCAGCATCCATAAATATCTGCATCAGCATTACCAGATTGCCCACGCCACCGTGCAGATGGAGTATCAGCCTTGTGTCGGGCCGGACTGCGAACTCTGCGCGGTCAACAGCTCAGCGCACCACGATCACCATGAACATGCTGCGCTGAATGGCCACGCCCATCACCATCATTGA
- the pnuC gene encoding nicotinamide riboside transporter PnuC — MDFFSTQNILVHIPIGVGGYDLSWIEAVGTLAGLLCIWLASQEKIINYLFGLINVTLFAVIFFQIQLYASLLLQLFFFVANVYGWYAWSRQTANHETALKIRWLSLPKALGWGVACVVAIALMTLYIDPVFAFLTKTAVGIMQSLGMQVQMPQLQPDAFPFWDSCMMVLSIVAMILMTRKYVENWLLWVVINVISVMIFARQGVYAMSLEYAILTLIALNGTRLWMQSAREQGSRALSNQ; from the coding sequence ATGGACTTCTTCAGCACACAAAATATTTTGGTTCACATTCCCATTGGCGTCGGGGGCTACGATCTGTCGTGGATTGAAGCCGTCGGCACCCTCGCGGGACTTCTGTGCATCTGGCTCGCCAGCCAGGAAAAAATCATTAACTACCTGTTTGGACTGATCAACGTCACCCTGTTTGCGGTGATTTTTTTCCAGATCCAGCTGTATGCCAGCCTGCTGCTGCAACTGTTCTTCTTTGTCGCCAACGTTTACGGCTGGTATGCGTGGAGCCGACAAACCGCGAACCATGAAACCGCGCTGAAAATCCGCTGGCTGTCGCTGCCAAAAGCGTTGGGGTGGGGCGTGGCCTGCGTGGTAGCCATCGCGTTGATGACGCTGTATATCGATCCGGTGTTTGCGTTCCTGACGAAAACAGCGGTCGGGATCATGCAAAGCCTGGGCATGCAGGTACAGATGCCGCAACTGCAGCCAGATGCGTTCCCGTTCTGGGACTCCTGCATGATGGTGCTGTCGATTGTGGCGATGATTTTGATGACGCGAAAATACGTTGAGAACTGGCTGTTATGGGTGGTGATCAATGTGATCAGCGTGATGATCTTTGCCCGTCAGGGGGTCTATGCGATGTCGCTGGAGTACGCGATTCTGACGCTGATTGCGCTCAATGGCACGCGCCTGTGGATGCAAAGCGCGCGCGAACAAGGGTCGCGCGCACTCTCTAATCAATGA
- the nadA gene encoding quinolinate synthase NadA produces MSLMFDPESAIYPFPPKPARLSQDEKSHYLSEIKRLLKERDAVLVAHYYTDPEIQALAEETGGCVSDSLEMARFGSTHPAKTLLVAGVRFMGETAKILSPEKTVLMPTLQAECSLDLGCPIEEFNRFCDAHPDRTVVVYANTSAAVKARADWVVTSSIAVELIEHLDSLGEKIIWAPDRHLGRYVTKQTRADVLCWQGACIVHDEFKTQALQRMKALYPEAAVLVHPESPQAIVDLADAVGSTSQLIQSAKTLPHQKMIVATDRGIFYKMQQAVPDKELLEAPTAGEGATCRTCAHCPWMAMNGLKAIAEGLENGGHAHEIHVDAALREAALIPLNRMLDFAAQLKLKVKGNA; encoded by the coding sequence ATGAGCCTGATGTTCGATCCTGAAAGCGCCATTTATCCCTTCCCGCCGAAACCGGCGCGCCTCAGCCAGGATGAAAAATCCCATTACCTCTCTGAAATCAAACGCTTGCTAAAAGAGCGTGATGCAGTGCTGGTGGCACACTATTACACCGATCCTGAAATTCAGGCGCTGGCGGAAGAGACTGGCGGCTGTGTCTCGGACTCACTGGAAATGGCGCGCTTTGGCAGTACACATCCGGCGAAAACCTTGCTGGTGGCCGGGGTGCGTTTTATGGGCGAAACCGCCAAGATCCTGAGTCCGGAAAAGACCGTGCTAATGCCGACCTTGCAGGCGGAATGTTCACTGGATCTTGGCTGTCCGATTGAAGAGTTCAATCGCTTCTGTGATGCGCACCCGGATCGCACCGTGGTGGTGTACGCCAACACCTCGGCAGCGGTGAAAGCGCGGGCAGATTGGGTGGTGACATCCAGCATCGCGGTTGAGCTGATCGAACATCTTGATAGCCTCGGTGAAAAGATCATCTGGGCTCCGGATCGTCACCTTGGGCGTTACGTGACCAAGCAGACTCGCGCTGACGTGCTGTGCTGGCAGGGCGCCTGCATTGTGCATGATGAATTCAAAACCCAGGCCTTGCAGCGCATGAAAGCACTCTATCCTGAGGCGGCGGTGCTGGTGCATCCGGAATCGCCGCAGGCGATTGTGGATTTGGCCGATGCGGTGGGATCGACCAGCCAGCTGATCCAGTCAGCGAAAACCTTGCCGCACCAAAAAATGATTGTCGCGACCGATCGCGGCATCTTCTACAAAATGCAGCAGGCGGTGCCAGACAAAGAGTTACTGGAAGCACCGACAGCAGGTGAGGGCGCCACCTGCCGGACCTGCGCGCACTGCCCGTGGATGGCGATGAACGGCCTGAAAGCCATTGCCGAAGGGCTGGAAAATGGCGGCCACGCGCATGAGATCCATGTGGATGCGGCGCTGCGTGAAGCCGCGTTGATCCCGCTTAACCGCATGCTAGACTTTGCAGCACAACTTAAACTCAAGGTGAAAGGGAACGCCTAG